In Shouchella patagoniensis, the following are encoded in one genomic region:
- the spoIIM gene encoding stage II sporulation protein M yields the protein MKKKRVYDTVTHHLHEHKSLYLFVSILFLMGVVFGAIVVNSLSLTQRHDLFMYVSQFFHEMNNGYIVSAPSELFVNSFTHYGKYIGFMWILGISLIGLPIILIMIFVKGVVIGFTVGFLVNQLGGQGFLLALVSVLPQNIILVPAFIVVGTLSVSFCLRLMKQTFAKGFNEPIFPHFLRYTMLILIVGAFITFASVFEAYLSPVLMKWIIGTF from the coding sequence ATGAAAAAAAAACGCGTATATGATACGGTCACACATCATCTACATGAACATAAATCACTTTATCTTTTTGTAAGTATTTTATTTTTAATGGGTGTCGTTTTTGGCGCAATCGTTGTGAACAGCTTAAGTCTAACCCAACGTCATGATTTATTTATGTATGTTAGTCAATTTTTTCATGAAATGAATAATGGCTATATTGTATCCGCCCCAAGTGAGTTGTTTGTAAATAGCTTTACCCATTATGGAAAATATATAGGATTTATGTGGATATTAGGCATTTCTCTGATTGGACTGCCAATAATCTTAATTATGATTTTTGTTAAAGGTGTTGTCATTGGATTTACTGTTGGTTTTCTAGTAAACCAACTAGGAGGCCAAGGTTTCTTATTGGCACTTGTCTCTGTTCTCCCACAAAATATCATTCTGGTACCCGCTTTTATCGTTGTTGGTACTTTGAGCGTCTCATTTTGTTTGCGTCTAATGAAACAAACGTTTGCTAAAGGATTTAATGAACCGATTTTCCCTCATTTTTTGCGCTATACGATGTTAATTCTTATTGTAGGTGCTTTTATTACGTTCGCCTCTGTATTTGAAGCATACTTATCTCCAGTTTTAATGAAATGGATTATCGGAACTTTCTAG
- the deoB gene encoding phosphopentomutase has protein sequence MTKSFNRVFLIVMDSVGIGAAPDAKEFGDEGTNTLGSIAKAFNGLQVPQLEQLGLGKIAPIKGIADVPTPLASYGIMQEASVGKDTMTGHWEMMGLHIKEPFRVFPEGFPDELLDELKQLTGRGIIGNKVASGTEILDELGEEHVKTGNLIVYTSADSVLQIAAHEEVVPIDELYDICEKARKLTLDPKYMIGRVIARPFIGKPSGWKRTANRHDYALKPFGQTVMNALEDGGYDSIALGKISDIYDGEGVTEAIRTESNDDGMNKLQQQINRSFNGLCFLNLVDFDALYGHRRDVKGYGDAIITFDKQLKSVIKDLKENDLLIITADHGNDPTHKGTDHTRELVPLLVYGESLEPVSLGKRMTFADIGATIADNFDVNMPEHGISFLAELKRQSK, from the coding sequence ATGACAAAATCATTTAATCGTGTTTTTCTAATCGTAATGGACTCTGTTGGTATTGGTGCAGCTCCAGATGCCAAAGAGTTTGGAGATGAGGGCACGAATACATTAGGTTCGATTGCAAAAGCGTTTAACGGATTACAAGTGCCACAACTGGAACAATTAGGTCTAGGGAAAATTGCACCAATAAAAGGTATAGCTGACGTACCAACCCCTTTAGCTAGTTACGGTATTATGCAAGAAGCTTCTGTTGGAAAAGACACGATGACAGGTCATTGGGAAATGATGGGGTTACATATTAAAGAACCATTCCGTGTTTTTCCAGAGGGTTTTCCAGACGAGTTACTTGATGAATTAAAGCAGTTAACTGGTCGTGGAATAATTGGAAATAAAGTGGCATCAGGAACAGAAATTTTAGATGAATTAGGGGAGGAACATGTTAAAACAGGTAATTTAATTGTGTACACCTCCGCAGATTCTGTTTTACAAATTGCTGCTCATGAAGAAGTGGTCCCCATCGATGAACTGTATGATATATGTGAGAAGGCAAGAAAGCTAACCTTGGACCCTAAATATATGATAGGAAGAGTAATTGCTCGTCCATTCATAGGGAAACCGTCTGGCTGGAAGAGGACCGCCAATCGTCATGATTATGCGTTAAAACCATTTGGACAAACCGTTATGAATGCGCTTGAAGACGGTGGGTATGATTCTATTGCTTTAGGGAAAATCTCTGATATTTATGATGGAGAAGGTGTAACAGAGGCAATACGTACTGAATCTAATGATGACGGCATGAATAAGTTACAACAGCAAATAAATCGTTCATTTAATGGTTTATGCTTCTTGAATTTAGTTGATTTTGACGCATTATATGGTCATCGTCGCGATGTAAAAGGTTATGGCGATGCGATTATTACGTTTGATAAACAGTTAAAATCAGTCATAAAAGACCTTAAAGAGAACGACTTACTCATTATAACTGCTGATCATGGCAATGATCCAACACACAAAGGGACAGATCATACACGAGAATTGGTGCCTTTGTTAGTTTATGGAGAAAGTCTAGAACCGGTATCTTTAGGAAAACGAATGACGTTTGCGGATATAGGTGCGACTATTGCAGATAACTTTGATGTTAACATGCCGGAACATGGAATAAGCTTTTTAGCAGAATTAAAACGTCAAAGCAAATAA
- the fur gene encoding ferric iron uptake transcriptional regulator yields MENRLERIKKQLHAQSYKLTPQREATVIVLLEHEEDHLSAEDVYLLVKEKAPEIGLATVYRTLELLTELKVVDKINFGDGVSRFDLRQEGANHFHHHLVCIECGAVDEIQDDLLGDVEAIVERDFTFKIKDHRLTFHGICYRCQEQSNENETELEHLIKENV; encoded by the coding sequence ATGGAGAATCGATTAGAGCGAATTAAAAAACAGCTACATGCTCAAAGTTATAAATTAACGCCTCAGCGCGAAGCGACAGTTATCGTATTATTAGAGCATGAAGAGGATCATTTAAGTGCTGAGGATGTTTACCTCCTAGTAAAAGAAAAAGCGCCTGAAATTGGTTTAGCGACTGTGTACCGCACGCTTGAACTGTTAACTGAATTAAAAGTAGTCGACAAAATTAATTTTGGAGACGGTGTCTCCAGGTTTGATTTGCGTCAAGAAGGTGCAAATCATTTTCATCATCACCTAGTATGTATTGAGTGTGGTGCAGTTGATGAGATTCAAGATGACTTACTTGGGGACGTAGAAGCGATTGTGGAACGAGATTTCACTTTTAAAATTAAAGATCACCGTTTAACATTCCATGGCATCTGTTATCGTTGTCAAGAGCAGTCGAATGAAAACGAAACGGAGCTGGAACATCTAATAAAAGAAAATGTGTGA
- a CDS encoding pyrimidine-nucleoside phosphorylase, which yields MRMVDIIEKKRDGQALTQAEIKWFVEGYTKGEIPDYQASALAMAIYFQDMNQTERAELTMSMAESGDMIDLSSIHGIKADKHSTGGVGDKTTIALAPLVAAVDVPVAKMSGRGLGHTGGTIDKLEAIPGFSSEMDTSKFIKLVNENKIAVAGQTGNLTPADKKLYSLRDVTGTVNSTALIASSIMSKKIASGADAIVLDVKTGSGAFMKSLEDSVELANAMVEIGTKVGRKTMAVISDMNQPLGKAVGNALEIKEAVDVLKGKGPEDVRELCLVLGSHMVYLAKKAESVAAARQKLEQVIASGEAIHVLKMFIRAQGGNDAIVDDETLYPQANYHIAVKAETEGFVKEITADKIGVAAMQLGAGRATKEDEIDLAVGLILEKKIGDYVEKGDTLVTLHASKSDVKEVEKIVLDSYTIVYEETEKPTLIYKEIHAE from the coding sequence ATGAGAATGGTCGATATAATAGAAAAAAAACGAGATGGACAAGCATTAACACAAGCTGAAATAAAATGGTTTGTTGAGGGATATACAAAGGGAGAGATACCTGATTATCAAGCATCTGCCCTTGCAATGGCAATTTATTTTCAAGACATGAATCAGACTGAACGAGCAGAATTAACGATGTCAATGGCTGAATCTGGAGATATGATTGATTTGTCATCCATCCATGGAATTAAGGCAGATAAACATTCGACGGGGGGCGTAGGAGATAAGACGACAATTGCTCTTGCTCCACTAGTGGCGGCAGTAGATGTACCAGTTGCTAAGATGTCTGGAAGAGGACTAGGTCATACAGGTGGAACAATTGATAAGTTGGAAGCGATTCCTGGGTTTTCTTCAGAAATGGACACTTCAAAATTCATAAAGCTTGTAAATGAAAATAAAATAGCAGTTGCTGGGCAAACAGGGAACTTAACACCTGCTGATAAGAAACTATACAGTCTTCGTGATGTGACAGGGACTGTAAACTCAACGGCTTTAATTGCGAGCTCAATTATGAGCAAAAAAATTGCTTCAGGTGCAGATGCAATTGTTTTAGATGTAAAAACAGGCTCTGGGGCTTTTATGAAATCATTAGAAGACTCCGTAGAACTCGCCAATGCAATGGTTGAAATCGGCACAAAAGTAGGCCGTAAAACCATGGCGGTGATTTCTGATATGAACCAGCCACTAGGTAAAGCTGTAGGAAATGCGCTAGAGATTAAAGAAGCCGTTGATGTCTTAAAAGGGAAAGGACCTGAAGATGTTCGTGAACTATGCTTGGTTCTTGGGAGTCATATGGTTTATTTAGCGAAGAAAGCGGAATCAGTAGCTGCAGCAAGGCAGAAACTTGAGCAAGTAATCGCAAGTGGTGAAGCCATTCATGTATTAAAAATGTTTATAAGAGCACAAGGTGGCAATGATGCGATCGTTGACGATGAAACGCTATACCCACAAGCTAATTATCATATCGCCGTAAAAGCAGAGACAGAAGGGTTTGTCAAAGAAATAACGGCTGATAAAATTGGTGTGGCTGCCATGCAATTAGGTGCGGGAAGGGCTACCAAAGAGGACGAAATCGATTTGGCAGTAGGTCTTATTTTGGAAAAGAAAATTGGTGACTATGTGGAAAAAGGAGATACACTTGTTACATTACACGCCTCCAAAAGTGATGTAAAAGAAGTAGAGAAGATTGTTCTCGATTCTTATACAATTGTTTATGAGGAAACAGAAAAACCAACTCTTATTTATAAAGAAATTCACGCAGAATAA
- a CDS encoding pyridoxamine 5'-phosphate oxidase family protein produces the protein MTNQNELKQQILSVMDDHKVGSLATIKNNKPHSRYMTFFHDEFTLYTPTNHETYKAREIEENPNIHVLLGYNGEGFGDSFIEFQGKAKIRDDQQLKEQFWNDSLSHYFDGPEDDSFVLLELKPTTIRLMNKGSNTPEEITFD, from the coding sequence ATGACAAATCAAAATGAACTTAAACAACAAATCTTATCGGTAATGGATGATCACAAAGTTGGCTCATTAGCAACAATAAAGAACAACAAGCCTCATTCTAGGTACATGACTTTTTTTCATGATGAATTCACTTTATACACACCAACAAATCACGAAACATACAAGGCGCGTGAAATTGAAGAAAATCCAAATATCCATGTATTATTAGGCTATAATGGAGAAGGATTTGGTGACTCATTTATTGAATTCCAAGGAAAAGCTAAAATTCGAGATGATCAACAATTAAAAGAACAATTTTGGAACGATTCGCTATCTCATTATTTTGATGGCCCTGAAGATGATTCGTTTGTTCTCTTAGAATTAAAGCCCACCACCATTCGTCTAATGAATAAGGGATCAAATACACCCGAAGAAATAACGTTTGATTGA
- a CDS encoding NUDIX domain-containing protein has translation MDLFFEKTVQRETIFKGKVITLEVEKVQMPDGNQSTRELIRHPGAVAVIAVTDEGKVVLVEQYRKALGKSIIEIPAGKMEAGEAPEKTAMRELYEETGYKAETLTLLTSFYTSPGFADELVYIYEAKGLSKGNQQLDEDEFVEIRELSIKECVELEREQKIHDAKTSYALLHLKSNQL, from the coding sequence GTGGATTTATTTTTTGAAAAAACAGTTCAAAGAGAAACGATATTTAAAGGGAAAGTAATTACTTTGGAGGTCGAGAAAGTTCAAATGCCAGATGGCAATCAGTCAACACGAGAGTTGATAAGACATCCTGGTGCAGTTGCGGTAATTGCTGTTACAGATGAAGGAAAAGTAGTTTTGGTAGAGCAATATCGAAAAGCGTTAGGAAAGTCAATTATTGAGATTCCAGCAGGTAAAATGGAAGCTGGTGAGGCGCCGGAAAAAACAGCGATGCGAGAACTTTATGAGGAAACAGGTTATAAAGCAGAAACATTGACGTTGCTTACATCTTTTTATACATCTCCTGGGTTTGCAGACGAACTTGTTTATATTTACGAGGCAAAAGGCTTAAGCAAAGGGAATCAGCAATTGGATGAGGATGAGTTTGTTGAGATACGTGAGTTATCAATTAAGGAATGTGTCGAGCTTGAGCGTGAACAAAAAATTCATGATGCGAAAACCAGTTATGCATTGCTGCACTTAAAATCAAACCAATTATAA
- the mciZ gene encoding Z-ring formation inhibitor MciZ, with amino-acid sequence MKTYHHTNQIVLSGTKQEVLFTLKQAAYTFKTVQAWIDHNSSVNQRPLLKRIK; translated from the coding sequence ATGAAGACCTACCACCATACGAACCAAATTGTATTATCTGGTACAAAACAAGAAGTGCTCTTCACATTAAAACAAGCAGCTTACACGTTTAAAACAGTTCAAGCATGGATAGACCATAACTCTTCAGTAAATCAACGCCCTCTGCTAAAACGCATTAAATAA
- a CDS encoding organic hydroperoxide resistance protein, producing MADIVYTSTATAQGGREGHVKSDDSNLDFDLVKPGSKDKGTNPEQLFAAGYASCFDGALNLMASNAKKEIESTTTAHISLVKDDSDGGFQIGAELEVEVKGVSEEEAQELVEKAHEFCPYSKATRGNIQVKLTAKAK from the coding sequence ATGGCAGATATCGTATACACATCAACAGCTACCGCACAAGGTGGACGTGAAGGACATGTTAAATCAGATGATTCTAATCTTGATTTTGATCTAGTAAAACCAGGTTCAAAAGACAAAGGAACGAATCCAGAACAGTTGTTTGCAGCTGGTTATGCATCTTGCTTTGACGGAGCACTAAATTTAATGGCCTCAAATGCTAAAAAAGAAATTGAATCAACAACAACGGCTCATATATCATTAGTGAAAGATGACTCTGATGGTGGGTTCCAAATTGGTGCAGAGCTTGAAGTAGAAGTAAAGGGAGTTTCAGAGGAAGAAGCGCAGGAGCTTGTTGAGAAAGCCCACGAATTTTGCCCATATTCAAAAGCAACTAGAGGGAATATCCAAGTTAAACTTACTGCAAAAGCAAAATAA
- the xerD gene encoding site-specific tyrosine recombinase XerD, with product MNHDIREFIHFIKVEKGLSANTVESYTRDLKQYTLFLTQGNVFSFNDVNQRLVQDYLYSAKQAGKSSATMARMLTSIRSFHQFLYREKWTEKDPTTLIESPRIEKKLPNFLSIQEVDILLNAPVITNPLGMRNKAMMELLYASGMRVTELVSLKEDNMHLSMGFVRVVGKGNKERIVPLGNQATQALLTYIDQGRPKLVAKKNHHEYLFVNHYGRPLTRQGFWKVLKQLARDASITKEFSPHTLRHSFATHLLENGADLRSVQEMLGHADISTTQIYTHVTKTRMKDVYARYHPRA from the coding sequence TTGAATCACGACATTCGTGAGTTTATTCATTTTATAAAAGTTGAGAAAGGGTTGTCTGCAAATACGGTTGAGTCATATACAAGAGATTTAAAGCAATATACCCTTTTTTTAACCCAAGGGAATGTCTTTTCTTTTAATGATGTTAATCAAAGGCTTGTTCAAGATTATTTGTATTCAGCGAAACAAGCAGGGAAATCATCTGCCACAATGGCACGTATGCTAACATCGATTCGCTCGTTCCATCAATTCCTGTATCGAGAAAAGTGGACCGAAAAGGATCCAACAACACTGATTGAGTCACCTCGAATTGAAAAAAAACTACCTAACTTTCTTTCGATTCAAGAAGTGGACATTTTACTAAATGCTCCAGTTATCACGAATCCACTAGGAATGCGAAATAAGGCGATGATGGAACTCTTGTATGCCTCGGGAATGCGCGTTACTGAATTAGTTTCTCTTAAAGAGGACAACATGCATTTATCAATGGGGTTTGTAAGGGTGGTCGGAAAAGGAAATAAAGAGAGAATTGTACCTCTAGGAAATCAAGCTACTCAAGCACTTCTTACTTACATTGATCAAGGTAGACCCAAATTGGTAGCTAAAAAAAATCATCACGAATACTTGTTTGTAAATCATTACGGAAGACCTCTTACAAGACAAGGCTTTTGGAAAGTGTTAAAACAGTTAGCACGTGATGCCTCAATTACAAAAGAGTTTAGCCCGCACACACTAAGGCATTCTTTTGCAACTCATTTGCTTGAAAATGGTGCTGACTTAAGGTCTGTTCAAGAAATGTTAGGACATGCAGATATTTCAACGACACAAATTTATACACATGTGACAAAAACAAGGATGAAAGATGTGTATGCGCGCTATCATCCACGTGCATAA
- the uppP gene encoding undecaprenyl-diphosphatase UppP — protein MSLLEAIILGLVQGLTEFLPISSSAHLIIVQSMFNMTFDGFSFEILLHLASVLAVILYYRNDLIEIIRGFFAFFKNRTPQNKSMFFFAIYLVVATAITGIAGIMFEDYISETFKAPIFIALALVVTGLFLIIIERFVRHGNRTEKEMTIWDSIFVGLGQCLALVPGLSRSGTTLIVGMFAGLSKETAVRFSFLLSIPVILGSSVLAIDDLTSGVLLEQTEILALSLSFIVTFIASWLGIVFFINLVRRSKLVYFAIYCFIVAILVFIFRNALGTS, from the coding sequence ATGAGTTTACTAGAAGCTATTATCCTCGGACTAGTCCAAGGTCTTACTGAGTTCTTACCTATTTCTAGCTCTGCACACCTAATTATTGTCCAATCAATGTTTAATATGACCTTTGACGGTTTCAGCTTTGAAATCCTCCTGCATTTAGCTTCTGTTTTAGCAGTGATTCTGTATTACCGCAATGACTTGATTGAAATTATTCGTGGCTTTTTTGCTTTCTTTAAAAACCGCACGCCACAAAACAAGTCTATGTTTTTCTTTGCAATTTATTTGGTTGTTGCTACAGCAATTACTGGCATTGCAGGAATCATGTTTGAAGATTACATAAGTGAAACATTTAAAGCCCCTATATTTATCGCACTTGCATTAGTTGTTACAGGTCTTTTCTTAATCATTATAGAACGTTTTGTACGTCACGGAAACCGAACAGAAAAAGAAATGACGATTTGGGATTCAATCTTCGTTGGGCTAGGTCAATGTTTAGCTCTTGTCCCAGGCTTATCTCGTTCTGGAACTACCTTAATTGTTGGGATGTTCGCAGGGCTTTCAAAAGAAACAGCGGTACGATTTTCTTTCTTACTTTCAATTCCAGTCATATTAGGTTCATCTGTTCTTGCTATTGATGATTTAACTTCAGGTGTGTTATTAGAACAAACTGAAATTTTGGCACTTAGCCTCTCCTTTATCGTTACGTTTATTGCATCGTGGTTAGGAATTGTATTTTTTATTAATCTAGTGCGCAGAAGCAAACTTGTTTACTTTGCTATTTATTGCTTTATTGTCGCTATACTCGTATTTATTTTCCGCAATGCGTTAGGAACATCCTAA
- a CDS encoding VLRF1 family aeRF1-type release factor, with protein MSLAKDIKHFKQIHCEEGCLSIYLRTSLSSADQQKGEWKIRLKNGLKKLEEYIEASDNQPELKAFKKVKKEAENHILELSTQLPNSIVFIGSSNGDFHLRKLQVPVENDFRWERHPVVDQLESLEEKYPLSGIVMIKKTDVHSVETSLGEVVEEKHYSWDIEQEDWKEYIGARPQAETGAALHREQYSERFDANQQRWYKKIAKKIEKEAKNRHWETIHVVGSPDQTSEFAKQLTVSDVLIVKKNLAKMKSHEIVKEVNESAI; from the coding sequence TTGTCACTAGCAAAAGACATCAAGCATTTTAAGCAAATTCATTGTGAAGAAGGCTGTCTATCCATTTACTTACGTACCTCTTTATCAAGCGCTGATCAACAAAAAGGCGAATGGAAAATCCGTTTAAAAAATGGATTAAAGAAGTTGGAAGAGTATATCGAAGCTAGTGACAACCAACCTGAGTTAAAAGCTTTTAAGAAAGTAAAAAAAGAAGCTGAAAATCATATTTTGGAACTCTCAACTCAATTACCTAACAGTATCGTTTTTATTGGATCTTCAAATGGTGATTTTCATTTACGCAAACTACAAGTACCGGTAGAAAATGATTTCCGCTGGGAACGGCATCCTGTTGTTGATCAATTAGAAAGCTTGGAGGAAAAATACCCATTATCAGGCATTGTAATGATCAAAAAAACAGATGTACATTCTGTTGAAACTAGCTTAGGTGAAGTGGTAGAGGAGAAGCACTACTCATGGGATATTGAGCAAGAAGATTGGAAGGAATACATTGGTGCAAGACCTCAGGCAGAAACAGGTGCGGCATTGCACCGCGAACAATATTCAGAACGCTTTGATGCCAATCAACAGAGATGGTATAAGAAAATCGCCAAAAAGATTGAAAAAGAAGCCAAAAATAGACACTGGGAAACGATTCACGTGGTAGGTTCCCCTGATCAAACATCAGAGTTTGCAAAACAACTTACTGTTAGTGATGTATTAATTGTGAAAAAGAATCTTGCCAAGATGAAGTCACATGAAATTGTAAAAGAAGTTAATGAGTCAGCCATTTAA
- a CDS encoding MDR family MFS transporter, with the protein MNEAEEDFSQLNKKPLIAVLLIGAFVAILNQTLLTTALPHLMVDLQINENAAQWVTTIFMLVNGIMIPITAFLIEKFTTRSLFLTAMMLFGIGTLLCAVSPSFSILLVGRIIQAAGAGIMMPLMQTVFLLIFPKEKRGTAMGMVGLVISFAPAIGPTLSGWLVESYHWTILFWIILPIVIIDIIAAIFIMKNVTTIRHPKLDIFSIILSTLGFGGLLFAFSNAGQASWGNPTVYLPLIVGIITLVLFINRQLKLPQPVLEFRVFTYPVFSLTTAIGMLVFISLVGPATLLPIFMQNMQGYTAFETGLTILPGAVLMGIMSPITGRIFDRIGARSLAITGLSLIFITSLLYTNLSEETSLLYLTIVYAVRMFGLSLVMMPVTTAGINVLPRHLIPHGTAMNNTMRQVSGSIGTAILVSIMTASAETQENEAMIEGVNNAFIVAAVVAFLSLILSFFIKRNKKPELDSD; encoded by the coding sequence ATGAATGAGGCCGAAGAGGATTTTTCTCAGTTAAATAAAAAACCACTTATAGCCGTTTTATTAATAGGTGCTTTTGTAGCAATTTTAAACCAAACGTTATTGACGACAGCTCTACCACATTTGATGGTAGACTTACAAATAAATGAAAATGCGGCCCAATGGGTTACAACTATTTTTATGCTAGTTAACGGAATTATGATTCCAATAACGGCTTTTTTAATTGAAAAATTTACAACTCGATCTTTATTTCTAACTGCTATGATGCTGTTTGGTATAGGGACGCTCTTGTGTGCAGTCTCGCCTTCATTTAGCATACTGCTAGTAGGAAGAATCATACAAGCTGCTGGTGCTGGAATTATGATGCCCCTCATGCAAACAGTCTTTCTGTTAATCTTTCCAAAAGAAAAAAGAGGAACGGCAATGGGGATGGTTGGTCTAGTTATTTCCTTTGCGCCAGCAATTGGTCCAACGTTATCCGGATGGTTGGTCGAATCCTACCATTGGACTATTCTCTTTTGGATTATTTTACCGATAGTCATTATTGATATTATCGCAGCCATTTTTATCATGAAAAATGTAACGACCATCCGTCATCCGAAATTAGATATTTTTTCAATCATATTATCGACATTAGGATTTGGAGGACTCTTATTTGCATTTTCTAATGCGGGACAGGCAAGTTGGGGAAATCCGACTGTTTACTTACCTTTAATTGTTGGTATTATTACGTTGGTTTTATTTATTAACCGACAGTTGAAATTACCACAACCAGTACTTGAATTCCGAGTGTTTACGTACCCAGTGTTTAGTCTAACAACGGCAATTGGCATGCTCGTTTTTATATCTTTAGTAGGGCCGGCAACACTTTTGCCTATCTTTATGCAAAACATGCAAGGGTATACAGCTTTTGAAACTGGGTTAACAATATTGCCAGGGGCCGTTTTAATGGGGATTATGTCCCCAATTACAGGAAGAATTTTTGATCGAATAGGAGCGCGAAGTCTGGCGATTACTGGGTTATCATTAATTTTTATCACATCATTGCTGTACACCAATTTATCTGAAGAAACAAGTCTTCTTTACTTAACGATTGTATATGCTGTACGGATGTTTGGGTTATCATTAGTGATGATGCCTGTTACGACTGCGGGAATAAATGTCCTTCCACGTCATTTAATTCCTCATGGAACTGCCATGAACAATACGATGCGTCAAGTGTCGGGTTCAATTGGAACAGCGATACTTGTCTCTATTATGACTGCATCGGCTGAGACCCAAGAAAATGAAGCAATGATTGAAGGAGTTAACAATGCGTTTATTGTGGCCGCGGTAGTTGCTTTTCTTAGCTTGATTCTATCTTTTTTTATCAAGAGAAATAAAAAACCTGAACTTGATTCGGATTAA
- a CDS encoding TlpA family protein disulfide reductase — protein MKKRSLTLIVLIFAALMIGVVIYQGIGEEGPIVAGDTMPDLELEMYGEGPQTIHQYAGEIVVLNIWASWCEPCIREMPELMEFAQSDNEVTVITVNMQTREFRASDAIDFINEQDLDLPVFLDEDGEFLEKVQPQNFPMTYIVDENMVVQEVVTGEVHAKMLQEKVDKLK, from the coding sequence ATGAAAAAACGGTCTTTGACTTTGATCGTGCTGATATTTGCAGCTTTAATGATTGGGGTCGTCATTTATCAAGGCATCGGCGAAGAGGGTCCAATCGTCGCTGGAGATACGATGCCAGACTTAGAATTAGAAATGTATGGTGAAGGACCTCAAACAATCCACCAATATGCAGGGGAAATAGTGGTTCTTAATATTTGGGCTTCGTGGTGTGAACCATGTATCAGAGAAATGCCCGAGCTAATGGAATTTGCACAATCAGATAACGAAGTTACGGTTATTACAGTTAATATGCAAACGCGAGAATTTAGAGCAAGTGATGCAATTGATTTTATCAATGAACAGGATCTCGATCTTCCAGTTTTTCTTGATGAAGATGGGGAATTTTTAGAGAAAGTTCAACCTCAAAATTTCCCAATGACCTATATAGTAGATGAAAATATGGTCGTACAAGAGGTAGTCACTGGCGAGGTACACGCAAAAATGTTACAAGAAAAAGTGGATAAACTGAAATAG
- a CDS encoding YqzK family protein translates to MVRTMAQTIKAALLFVGCTIFFYYGILWVNEEISQHQKYDEPEGRAIKASTGDSEFNSISIEQRLELFLWSGE, encoded by the coding sequence ATGGTTCGAACGATGGCACAAACAATTAAAGCAGCCTTACTGTTTGTTGGATGCACGATCTTCTTTTATTATGGTATCCTATGGGTGAACGAAGAAATTAGCCAGCACCAAAAGTATGATGAGCCGGAAGGAAGAGCAATTAAAGCATCAACAGGGGATAGTGAATTTAATAGTATATCGATCGAACAACGGCTTGAGCTCTTTCTTTGGAGTGGCGAATAA